The window ATTCGTTGCAGATCTAACGATCACGATCATCTGCCGTAAATCCCTCACGCAATGCGTCTACGGATTCGTTAGACATAAATTTAGCAAAACAAAACTCGCAATAGTCGTGATCATTTTCGGAACTCTTTGGTGCGGAACTACACCAATGAAGTGCGACACTTTTTAAGTATCGTTCCTGATTCGTTAGCCGCCAATCGCCCGTTGCTTTCATGTAGTTTGTGCGTTTAACTTCAAATAGAGTTAAATAACACGCATAACCTAGAGGTCTGTCCGCCTATTCTGGCGAAGCAGTTGCTTCCTAGCTGTGCGCGTTTCAGTTCTACCTCGTGTCTTTGCCTGGCGTTTGCTTGCTCCAAGCCCAGATTGGCGATCAATTGCTCTCGTTGCGCTAATTCCTCCTCTTGCTCTTGTGAAGTGGCTTGTAATCCAGCCAGCCTGATGCGCTCGCGCAGATCGGGCAATTGAATGAAATCGTTGAGTGCGTCTGCCGTTGTTTTTGTTGGTTTGCTCATCGATTGGCTCCGTAGTTCTCTAAACAAATGCTTAAATTTGAGAGCCATCGTTTGTGCAGCGCCAGAAGCGAGCCTGATACTGGAAGTGAGTAAGCTGCGGTAGATTACTTTGGTCTCAAAGAAGCCGTGTAGGTCTTCGGGGATATTGAGACGAAAGTACAAAACACCATGTCTATTGCGGTGTAAATTGGAAGGTAATTTGATGCCCATTTTGTGTGAGTTGTGACACTCATATGTGACACTAGACAAAAACAGAGCATAAAAACAAAAAAACCCTTGAAAAATCAAGAGCTTAGTGTCTTCTTGGTGCCGAGAGCCGGAATCGAACCGGCACGCCTTGCAGCGCGGGATTTTGAGTCCCGTGCGTCTACCTATTCCGCCATCTCGGCAACGCAAGCCAAGATTATGACAGAGCGGCAAAAATATTGCAAGAGCGCGCTAGCATTCTTGCTTTGCTGGCGCTGATTCTCCTTATTTTCTCGCTAGATTATTGCAATATCGTTGTTTGGATGTGGTTTTTTGCTATTGCGCTTTTAGGATACTGGCGATTGCTCCGAACAATTCATCCATCTGTGTTGGATCAATGATCAGTGGTGGTGACAGCGCAATGATGTCGCCAGTGGTGCGGATTAAGACGCCTTTTTCCCAGAAACATTTGAGGAACACGTCAAAGGCGCGTGCGCCGGGTTTGCCTGGAATACTTTCTAATTCGATGCCGCAAACCAGACCCAGATTGCGGATATCTTTGACGTAGGGCAGACCTTGCAAGCTGTGAGCTGCCTGTTCAAAATAGTTGGCGTTTGTGGCGGCGCGGTCAAACAGTTTTTCTTCTTTGTACACATCAATCGTCGCAATCGCCGCGGCGCATGCCAGTGGGTGTGCGCTGTAGGTGTATCCGTGGAAAAATTCGATAGTGTTTTCTGGCGCTGCATCCATAAATGCATCATGCACTGCTTGTTTGACGATGACTGCGCCCATCGGCACTGCCGCGTTGGTCAGGCCTTTGGCACATACAATCATGTCCGGAATAACGCCAAAATAATCAGCCGCAAACGGTGTGCCGAGGCGACCGAATCCAGTAATAACCTCATCAAAAATCAGCAGAATGCCGTACTTGTCACAAATTGCTCTTATTTTTTGTAAGTAGCCTTTGGGCGGCAAGATGACGCCGGTTGACCCTTGTAATGGTTCAACAATCACCGCAGCGACAGTGGATGGATCATGCAGGGCGAGCAAGCGTTGTTCTAACTCATCTGCCATCTCTGCACCGTGTTCTGGCAGGCCGCGGCTGAAAGCATTTTTTGTGATATTTAAAGGATGGCGCAGATGATCGACTGCGGGCAGAGCCGGACCAAAATGTTTGCGGTTGCCAGCGATACCACCCACAGAAATGCCGCCAAAGCCAACACCGTGATATCCACGCTCGCGTCCGATCAGGCGATGTCGCATGCCGTCTCCGCGTACCCGATGATAAGCCAGCGCCATTTTTAAAGCTGTATCAACGCCTTCAGACCCGTCATTACAAAAGAACACGCGGTTCAATCCCTCTGGTGCAATCGAGACTAATTTGCTGGCAGCCTCAAATGCCAGCGGATGTCCCATCTGGAAGGTGGGCGCAAAATCCATACGCGCTGCCTGTGTTTGAATCGCCTTCACGATGTGCGGGTGTCCATGCCCTGCATTCACGCACCATAAACCTGCGGTTCCATCCAAAATTTGTCGTCCGTCGTCCGTGGTGTAATGCATGCCCGCGGCGGCGACCATCAGACGCGGTTTGGTTTTGTATTGACGATTGGCGGAAAATGGCATCCAGAAATGTTCTGTGTTCAGAGTAGAGCTCATGGTCTTAAGTCCTGATGGAGTAAAATTTTTTGCGGGCTGCTTTGATTGTGACACTCCTGATTAGCTTACTCAAGAGCTTGTTTGATTAAACTGAGGACTTACGCAAAACTGCCCTAGCTGCACTAAAGTACCATCGTCGTCGCCAGGCCTTGCTGTGACAGTTTTGCGCAAGTCCTAAAAATATAAAGATCTGGACTTCAGTTGGGGTACGTTAGCGAACAGACAGGATTAAGCGATCAGTTCATTCTGATCTCTGTAAAAACTTTCAGTTAAAAGGCGACGTAATGCAAATCCTTACCTGTGTAGATAAAGCCTACGAAAATATGAACTTCCACGAGCTTGCCAATGCGCCGGTCGATGCCTTGCTAGGCGTTAGTGCCAAGGATGCTGAGTTACTAAAAAAGGCATTTAACGTCACTACTATCCGCGAACTTGGACATCTTAAATTCGTTAAATGGGCGATAGCCATAACGACTTTGGCAGATGAGATAGAAACGAAAGAAGATAAAGCCAGAGAGTGTTTGCTAGACGATGCGCTGGAAATGTCGTTTCCCTCCAGCGATCCAATTTCCGTTAATTCTGGCATCACCAGGATTGAAGTCGCGCCCGACATGGTGGATGCCAGCACCGACCATCAAAATAGCTTATCGATCGAGCCGCCAAATAAAACTAGCCATAATTAATGTTGGTTAGTGATTTAAGGGGAGTATTGCTAGATTAGTCTAAATCGTCCAAGTAATCAGTGGACGATTTTGCATTGAATATACATACACTATCCTAGTATATGTAAAACTCTTTAATACTTACGCAAAACCCCCAACTGCTTTGCAGCGATTAGCCGTAGTGAAGTGCTGTCCTAGTCGCTACGCTTTGCTGGCACAATTTTGCGTAAGTCCTGTTATTAAAGCCTAGCGAAAAAATCACTTTTACTGCATCAGCTTTTCTCGCTATTTTCTATTCACTCAGCAATTCAGCCACCGACTGCATCCCGTCGATATGCTCAGACACGACGCGTACCATCACGATAATCGGCACGCCTAGTAACAAGCCCCAGATTCCCCATAGCCAGCCCCAAAATAGTAAGCCGATGAAGAGCGCCGCCACATTCATTTTGGCGATTCTGCCGGTCATCCAGGTAGTAATGAAAGTACCGACCAAGACCGTCACCACTAGCGTCGCTCCGGTCACTAACAAGGTTTGCGACAAAGATCCAAACTGCATAAAGGATGTTGCTCCTAGCGCCAATGTGATGATGACCGGACCAAAATACGGAATGATATGCAAGCAGCCCGCAGCGACTGCCCAAGCACCGGCATTTTCTAATCCTAACCAGCGAAAAACTACCCACAGCAATAAGGCTAAAAGCAGATTAGTGACTAATAGCATAAACATATAGTTCTGGATTGACTTATTAATGTCATCAAGAATATGCACAGTCACTTTTTTGGATGACAGCGATGGTCCGGTGATTTTGACGAGTTTTCGCTTGAAGCTATTGCCGGACAAGAGGAGGAAAAAGATCAGAAAAATCAAGACAGTGATTTGACCAACGACACTAGCCGCACTCACTGATCCTGCTAACAGCCAGTCCTGTATTTTGAACGGGGGAGTCGCAACGATCACGGTGGTAGGTGTTTGCCGCGAACTTGGGCGCACGCTACTGGATTGATTTGCGGCCTTCTCAATCTCGTTTGCGATTGCCTGCATTTGTTGCATCGTGCTTGGCTGATTGTCTTGTGTTTTGGTGATCGCTTGCGATATTTGCCGCGCTGCGTCGGGCAAACTGACCAGGATAGAATTAAATTCGGTACGCAGAGAATTACCAACTACTCCTGCGCCACACAGAATAGTGATTAGCACAAGGCTGGTACCAAAAACACGTGGAATTTTAATGCGTTCCAGCCAGACCACAACCGGATTCAGTGTGTAAGAAATGATGATGCCAAAGACCAGCGGGATAAAAAATCGCTGCGCTGTTTGTAATGCAAAAACAAAAGCAACGGTGGCTAATATAGTCAGCGCCAAACCGCGGGCATTGACTGGAATGTGGATGGTAGGTGGTGCAGAGGATCTATTGATGGACAACAAATCACTATCGCTGATTTGTATGGTCGGCGGGCGATCATCTGGTGCATGGATATTCGGCATACTGTCAGCGTCGACATCTTTATGTTGAGGGGCACTCATTTTTTACCCTATTGACGTTAAACGGCTAACTAGCAGCAATTCTCCATCGACTATCAGCATGGTGAATCATTCGTACTCTCAATGCAAAGCGGGCAATGCATTTGACTTGATATTGATTTATATGACCATTGATCTGGCTGTATAAATCAGTATTGTCTTAACAGTACCCGCTTGCATATTAGATGCGAGTTGATTTTTAATCAGCTCGCATCTAGGTCGAAACACACTATATATCACGCAATATTATTTGACGTGCATATCGTTTTTAACCGATTTCACACCTTTAACACCACTGGTAACTTCTACGGCTTTGTTGATGTCAGCCTGTGATGATACGAAGCCGCTCAACTGAACAATACCTTTGAATGATTCAACATTGATCTCACGGGATTTCAACATTGGTTCGTTCAAGATTGCCGCTTTTACTTTGGTTGTGATAACGGTGTCATCAACGTACTCGCCTGTACCTTCAGATTTTTGTGTGGATGCGCAACCAGCTACAGCGATAAGAGCGAAAGAAAGCAAAGCTGTTGCAAAACGTTTAGATATATTCATGATAATGATCCTTCAAAAGTGATTAGAATTAGCTTGGTGATCGAACTTCGACAATCAAGATTTTTACTGCAATAGAGCTAAACTACCGGTCAAACTTAAAACCTAAATTTCAAGTAATAAACTTTAAGTGTTGAACTTTAAGTACGAAACTTATTTACCAAACTGTGATTTAGCACCAGCGACACAACTATCTTTTGATGGGCCTGCTAAAGCGTCACATTTTTCCAGAGCGACTTTGTAGTTGGCTTCTACTTTGTCATCTCTTGCATCAACACGTGCCTCAACTACTTTTTTGTCTGCTTTGGCATCTGCTTTGGCTGCAACCATAACGGCCTTCGCTTCTTTTACACAGACATCTTTCTCATTGCCGGTTTTGCTATCGCACTTTGTTTTTGCAACGTCATAATCTGCATTTGCCATTGCGTTGCGCGCGTCGGTGCGGGCACTGACAGTATTTTTGTATTTTGCTTCTGCATCTGCTTTAACGTGTTTGCGTGCGGATTCAGCTTCTGCTACGCAAACATCTTTTGGATTTCCAGCCAGTGCATTGCATTTTTCACGTGATACTTTGTAATCGGTATCTGCGGTTTCTTTTGCTGCTTTAAAGCTTGCTTTGGCCTCTGCCGTCGCTGCAACGGCCATGTTGGTAAAACCCAGAGTAGCTGCGCTGATTAGGATAATTGAGAGTGCTTTTTTCATGTAGTGCTCCTTGATATTATTAAAATCGCTTACGGAAAAATGCCGCATGCGGTTTGCTACTTTCGACTAAATGTCTGGCTAAGAAGTACGAATTTCTTTAAGAAATTTCTGAAAAGCCTTCACTTGCTTATCAGCCTCGTCCTTGTCTATGCCATATGCTTCCTGAATCTGGCCCAGCAACTGGTCACGTTTGCCTGCGATGACGTCAATATGATCATTTGTCAATTTGCCCCATTGCGCTTTTACTTGACCTTTGTATTGCAGCCAGTTTCCTTCGATTACATCCCAGTTCATTATTTTCTCTACATAGTTTTGAAGTGAGTGATGACAACGACATTAGTTGCTGGCATCACATAAATTTATTTGCGTTACTTTTGCTGCGATTTTGCCTTTGTCCAAAATTCGACGTTAGCTAAATCCCTCGTCCGCTAATCAGGCGCAGCAAGATCATGATGACGGCCACCACTAATAAAATATGGATGAAGCCACCAATGGTGTAAGAAGTGACCAAGCCAAGTAGCCACAAGATAATTAGAACAACAGCGATGGTATAAAGCATGATTTCTCCTCAAGAATTTTATTCAATGGTGTCGATGAAACTAGTTGTAATCCGCTATTTTTTCAGTACATCAAATTAAGAAAATCAGCGCTTACAACATTCAACATCGTGGGACTAAGTATGCAAGCTGCTTGCATCAGGTTCTGTTCGCTGGCGTACACAACATGTAAATAGTTAATTAAATTCGTATTGTTTTAGATAAATTTGGATAAACATTAACCGTTAGACTGTAAATTGCCATCAACAATCTTTACCCGGTCACCAGAGCGCCATTGCGGTGGATTGGTTTGATGTACGGTGCGGCTTGATCCATCTTCCATGCGGATAGAAATATCGTAGCTATTGCTGGCATTGACCCGACCTTCGATTTGATTACCAGCGACTGCGCCGCCAATTGCGCCTAACACTGTGGCAGCTTCTTTGCCATGGCCGCCGCCCACCTGATTGCCTAACAAGCCACCGACTACCGCACCACCAATTGCGCCGACGCCACTACCTTGTGCACGGGTGTTGATCTCGCGTATTGATTCCACGATCCCGCAGTTGTAGCAAGGGAGTTTGTTGGACGGCCGATAGTCATCATTAGCCGCAGCATAAGTTTGTTTGTGATGTACAGGCGCAGGTGTAGTTGCACGCGGCGTCGTGTTTGGATTATTTAAATTATTTGGATTTGTCGTATTGCCGTTAGCTTGCGTCGCCGCTTGATCAGCTTGCGTTAATGCGCCGTTATTATTGCTACCGATCGAGGTTGGAATCCATCCCATGATGGCAGCAATACCAGCAGCACAGAATAAAGTTACAGCAAGACCTGCGATGATAATCATCGGGTGTAGTCTGGATTTGGGGAAACCATTGGTAGGGGTAGTCATGATGAATTCTTCCTTGAATATTTTGTTGTGAGTTATTTTTTATTTGGCTCGCTAAGCTAGTTTGGTAGCTAGGCGAGCCAGATTGATGGCAGATTATTTAGGTTTGACCTGGTTGCCGATCACACCGCCAACTGCTGCGCCACCGACCGTGCCGACCGCGCTACCACCAGTCAGTACCGCGCCAACCACAGCACCAGCACCTGCGCCGACGGCGGTATTTTTATCCTGGTTAGACATACCAGCACACGCTGTCAAGCCGAACATCAGAGTGATAGTTGCAGCGTAGCCGCTTAATTTTTTGATCGTATTCATGATTAAACCTCTTTGAAAAGAAATTAAAAAAGTGGATGGTGACGAGTCGTTACAGTCTTTACAGCCGTTACGATAGCGTCACCGATATCCTGATTATTTCAAACGCATATCGTTTTTAACTGCAGTCACGCCATTGACGCCACGTGCCACTTTGATTGCAGTATCAATATTCTCTTGCGAGCGGACAAAACCACTTAACTGGACTGCGCCTTTAAACGTCTCTACATTAATTTCGCTGACCTTCAATGTAGGCTCGTTCAGGATTGCTGCTTTGACTGATGTGGTGATGACGGAATCATCGAC of the Undibacterium sp. 5I1 genome contains:
- a CDS encoding DUF6538 domain-containing protein, encoding MGIKLPSNLHRNRHGVLYFRLNIPEDLHGFFETKVIYRSLLTSSIRLASGAAQTMALKFKHLFRELRSQSMSKPTKTTADALNDFIQLPDLRERIRLAGLQATSQEQEEELAQREQLIANLGLEQANARQRHEVELKRAQLGSNCFARIGGQTSRLCVLFNSI
- a CDS encoding aspartate aminotransferase family protein codes for the protein MSSTLNTEHFWMPFSANRQYKTKPRLMVAAAGMHYTTDDGRQILDGTAGLWCVNAGHGHPHIVKAIQTQAARMDFAPTFQMGHPLAFEAASKLVSIAPEGLNRVFFCNDGSEGVDTALKMALAYHRVRGDGMRHRLIGRERGYHGVGFGGISVGGIAGNRKHFGPALPAVDHLRHPLNITKNAFSRGLPEHGAEMADELEQRLLALHDPSTVAAVIVEPLQGSTGVILPPKGYLQKIRAICDKYGILLIFDEVITGFGRLGTPFAADYFGVIPDMIVCAKGLTNAAVPMGAVIVKQAVHDAFMDAAPENTIEFFHGYTYSAHPLACAAAIATIDVYKEEKLFDRAATNANYFEQAAHSLQGLPYVKDIRNLGLVCGIELESIPGKPGARAFDVFLKCFWEKGVLIRTTGDIIALSPPLIIDPTQMDELFGAIASILKAQ
- a CDS encoding AI-2E family transporter is translated as MSAPQHKDVDADSMPNIHAPDDRPPTIQISDSDLLSINRSSAPPTIHIPVNARGLALTILATVAFVFALQTAQRFFIPLVFGIIISYTLNPVVVWLERIKIPRVFGTSLVLITILCGAGVVGNSLRTEFNSILVSLPDAARQISQAITKTQDNQPSTMQQMQAIANEIEKAANQSSSVRPSSRQTPTTVIVATPPFKIQDWLLAGSVSAASVVGQITVLIFLIFFLLLSGNSFKRKLVKITGPSLSSKKVTVHILDDINKSIQNYMFMLLVTNLLLALLLWVVFRWLGLENAGAWAVAAGCLHIIPYFGPVIITLALGATSFMQFGSLSQTLLVTGATLVVTVLVGTFITTWMTGRIAKMNVAALFIGLLFWGWLWGIWGLLLGVPIIVMVRVVSEHIDGMQSVAELLSE
- a CDS encoding BON domain-containing protein, with translation MNISKRFATALLSFALIAVAGCASTQKSEGTGEYVDDTVITTKVKAAILNEPMLKSREINVESFKGIVQLSGFVSSQADINKAVEVTSGVKGVKSVKNDMHVK
- a CDS encoding CsbD family protein; translation: MNWDVIEGNWLQYKGQVKAQWGKLTNDHIDVIAGKRDQLLGQIQEAYGIDKDEADKQVKAFQKFLKEIRTS
- a CDS encoding lmo0937 family membrane protein, with amino-acid sequence MLYTIAVVLIILWLLGLVTSYTIGGFIHILLVVAVIMILLRLISGRGI
- a CDS encoding glycine zipper 2TM domain-containing protein; amino-acid sequence: MTTPTNGFPKSRLHPMIIIAGLAVTLFCAAGIAAIMGWIPTSIGSNNNGALTQADQAATQANGNTTNPNNLNNPNTTPRATTPAPVHHKQTYAAANDDYRPSNKLPCYNCGIVESIREINTRAQGSGVGAIGGAVVGGLLGNQVGGGHGKEAATVLGAIGGAVAGNQIEGRVNASNSYDISIRMEDGSSRTVHQTNPPQWRSGDRVKIVDGNLQSNG
- a CDS encoding glycine zipper 2TM domain-containing protein, with amino-acid sequence MNTIKKLSGYAATITLMFGLTACAGMSNQDKNTAVGAGAGAVVGAVLTGGSAVGTVGGAAVGGVIGNQVKPK
- a CDS encoding BON domain-containing protein, with product MKNFKIVSSLIAALMLTTIVGCAATPKQESTGQYVDDSVITTSVKAAILNEPTLKVSEINVETFKGAVQLSGFVRSQENIDTAIKVARGVNGVTAVKNDMRLK